A single Anatilimnocola floriformis DNA region contains:
- a CDS encoding GGDEF domain-containing protein, which yields MVLWIVIAVVAGVLLTGIGLVGWRLRGAFTADLPAVDPQETLGKLRELAGRVAQQVDEHSHKVEEISDELAALDKPGEEDVLVSVNKLINVNEQMKQQLQAAEDRLQAQARQIESHAVEARTDPLTLVANRRALEDELRRCVDEYVRNGHPVTVMIVDVDNFKRFNDTHGHQAGDEVLRGVARVLRKNILETNLVARYGGEEFAVVFPNSTLAGCREIAEKARLAIASARFRYEGRELRVTSSGGLAELAVGETEAAFVKRADEALYASKHAGRNCAHYNDGFANHVIKLDNAKPAPKPAASSKPVVGDEWLYDAAAEEISENDPAAQVSSKPEFFDGLIKRLAMIKHLPKTKLSILLAQIDDLERIRNEHGDSAASIVVRVAAQIFKAHLHDIDQVSRLEDNTFSLLLPGVQAIDALQTAQRIQTAISRYPLPKRAGVPRVTVALGVAEAGAKDDMQTILRRSRRALEFAVTNQGPRLAALNARDEAVLLKSADE from the coding sequence GTGCTGTGGATTGTCATTGCTGTGGTCGCTGGCGTGCTGCTGACGGGCATTGGGCTCGTGGGATGGCGGCTGCGCGGCGCGTTCACGGCCGATCTGCCAGCCGTTGATCCACAAGAAACGCTCGGCAAACTACGAGAACTGGCGGGAAGAGTTGCTCAGCAGGTCGATGAGCATTCCCACAAGGTCGAAGAAATCAGCGACGAGCTCGCCGCGCTCGATAAGCCGGGCGAAGAAGACGTACTGGTTAGCGTCAATAAGCTGATCAACGTCAACGAGCAGATGAAGCAGCAGCTGCAGGCGGCCGAAGACCGTTTGCAGGCGCAGGCCCGGCAGATCGAATCGCATGCCGTCGAAGCCCGCACCGATCCGTTGACGCTGGTTGCCAATCGTCGCGCGCTGGAGGATGAACTGCGTCGCTGCGTCGATGAGTATGTTCGCAATGGTCACCCGGTCACGGTGATGATCGTCGACGTCGATAACTTCAAACGCTTCAACGATACGCATGGCCACCAGGCCGGCGATGAAGTCCTGCGTGGCGTGGCCCGCGTGCTGCGCAAGAACATTTTAGAAACGAACCTCGTGGCCCGTTATGGCGGCGAAGAGTTCGCGGTCGTCTTTCCGAATTCCACGCTGGCTGGCTGCCGCGAGATTGCCGAGAAGGCTCGCCTGGCAATTGCCTCGGCTCGCTTTCGCTACGAAGGTCGCGAGCTGAGAGTGACATCGAGCGGTGGCCTCGCGGAACTCGCCGTGGGCGAAACCGAAGCGGCCTTTGTGAAACGGGCCGATGAAGCGCTCTACGCTTCGAAGCATGCCGGCCGCAACTGCGCTCACTACAACGACGGCTTTGCCAATCACGTCATCAAGCTCGATAACGCGAAACCAGCGCCCAAGCCAGCCGCCTCAAGCAAGCCGGTGGTCGGCGACGAATGGCTGTACGATGCGGCTGCCGAAGAAATTTCGGAGAACGATCCCGCCGCGCAGGTTTCGAGCAAGCCGGAATTTTTCGACGGCCTGATCAAACGACTGGCAATGATCAAGCACTTGCCGAAGACCAAACTATCGATCCTGCTTGCGCAGATCGACGACCTGGAACGGATTCGCAACGAGCACGGCGACTCAGCTGCTTCGATCGTCGTGCGTGTCGCAGCGCAGATCTTTAAAGCTCACCTGCACGACATCGATCAGGTGTCGCGACTCGAGGACAACACCTTTTCGCTCCTGTTGCCCGGCGTGCAAGCCATCGATGCCTTGCAAACCGCTCAGCGAATTCAAACGGCCATCAGTCGCTATCCGCTGCCGAAGCGGGCTGGTGTGCCGCGCGTCACCGTCGCCCTCGGCGTAGCCGAAGCCGGCGCCAAGGACGATATGCAAACCATTCTCCGGCGCTCGCGTCGAGCTTTGGAATTTGCCGTTACCAATCAAGGGCCTCGGCTGGCAGCGCTGAATGCTCGCGATGAAGCAGTCCTACTGAAATCTGCCGACGAGTAA
- the ribH gene encoding 6,7-dimethyl-8-ribityllumazine synthase, with amino-acid sequence MPRYFDGATGPVAGRFAIVVSRYNATITGKLLQGAIETLTQAGIADEDIDVAWVPGAWEIPLVAQRLAESGRFAAVLTLGAVIKGETTHDEHINRQVSLSLGEISLVTGIPIAFGVLTVNSLEQAINRAGGNVGNKGIECAEAALQMVRLLGQIPE; translated from the coding sequence ATGCCACGATATTTTGACGGCGCGACGGGGCCTGTTGCGGGCCGGTTTGCGATTGTCGTTTCGCGCTACAATGCCACGATCACGGGCAAGCTGCTGCAAGGAGCTATCGAAACGCTCACGCAGGCCGGCATCGCCGATGAGGACATCGACGTCGCGTGGGTTCCTGGCGCTTGGGAGATTCCGCTTGTCGCTCAGCGACTGGCCGAGAGCGGCCGGTTTGCGGCGGTGCTCACGCTGGGCGCGGTGATCAAAGGCGAGACCACGCACGACGAGCACATCAACCGTCAGGTGAGCCTGAGCTTGGGCGAGATCTCGCTGGTCACGGGCATTCCGATTGCGTTCGGCGTGCTGACGGTCAACTCGCTCGAGCAAGCCATCAATCGCGCTGGCGGCAACGTTGGCAATAAGGGAATCGAGTGTGCCGAAGCGGCGCTGCAGATGGTGCGACTGCTCGGCCAGATTCCGGAATGA
- a CDS encoding RNA recognition motif domain-containing protein, which produces MKRIYVGNLPWSYSSADLQNMFSEFGQVAAAEVVMDRETGRSRGFGFVQMSNDADCEPAIEGLNGQDCNGRPLVVNEARERAPRSGGGGGGGYGGGGGYGGGGGGGGGYGGGRGGYGGGGGGGGGYGGGGGGRGGRDGGGYGGGGGGRGGRDGGGYGGGGRGGDRY; this is translated from the coding sequence ATGAAGCGGATTTATGTGGGCAACCTGCCCTGGTCGTACTCTTCTGCGGATCTGCAGAACATGTTTTCGGAGTTCGGCCAAGTTGCGGCGGCAGAAGTGGTGATGGATCGCGAGACCGGACGCTCGCGCGGGTTTGGATTTGTGCAGATGTCGAACGACGCTGATTGCGAACCAGCGATCGAAGGCTTGAATGGCCAGGACTGCAACGGTCGCCCACTGGTGGTGAACGAAGCTCGTGAACGCGCTCCCCGCAGTGGCGGTGGCGGCGGCGGCGGTTACGGTGGTGGCGGCGGTTACGGCGGCGGCGGAGGCGGCGGTGGTGGTTACGGCGGCGGCCGCGGTGGATATGGTGGCGGCGGAGGAGGTGGTGGTGGTTACGGCGGCGGCGGTGGCGGTCGCGGTGGCCGTGATGGCGGCGGCTACGGCGGCGGTGGTGGTGGCCGCGGCGGTCGCGATGGCGGCGGCTACGGTGGTGGTGGTCGCGGTGGCGATCGCTACTAA
- a CDS encoding alpha/beta hydrolase-fold protein, giving the protein MPSRTRQLWVLLLLAVLCPPFSVPFAAAQSAPAIPPIKRVLPPEGIAIPADVEKRLRSELDAATKAYEPLQKHELAPDIEVFLKAVRYALDLHEFYTDKDFAKADTLLKEANNRIKQLADGKHPWTTATGTVVRGYRSKIDDSAQPYGMVIPKDFDFKKSLPLYTWLHGRGDKATDIHFITERMKSAGEIAPPNTIVVHAFGRQCVGYLNAGEVDVIDVTMKAEEQYGTDPAKRVLIGFSMGGAGAWHVGAHYAHLFRVIAPGAGFAETAKYQKLKPEDYPPWYEQKLWGQNDAPDYVRNLFNTTVIAYSGELDRQIQAARVMEEAYQSEGRTLTHLIGPKTEHKYEPQTKAELLKRIEEALSAPLVEPQPHVSLQTRTLAYSRQKWLQVLQFKEHWQDTRADGAIVGQRFEITTKNVARLGLILRPALHDEAGRVQIKINDAEVNYTRQKRSEIEFCVLARSGDKWAPESADDGFKQTQRLLKRVGLQGSIDDAFCRRFLVVTPTGKSSNSRFQAWQEYELSHFRERWKALMRGDLREKKDFEVNADDIRESNLILWGDEASNLIIKRIALDIPIKRSGDHWLVGETKFTTADHAPQLIFPNPLDPNAFAARYIVLNSGLTFREGHDRTNSLQNPKLPDWAMIDITQNPDANSPGKVVNAGFFDEEWKLKPAGK; this is encoded by the coding sequence ATGCCCTCTCGCACTCGTCAGTTGTGGGTTCTTCTCCTGTTGGCAGTCCTGTGCCCGCCCTTCAGTGTGCCATTCGCTGCGGCACAATCCGCGCCGGCGATACCACCGATCAAACGCGTCCTGCCACCCGAAGGAATCGCCATTCCGGCAGACGTGGAAAAACGCCTCCGCAGCGAACTCGACGCCGCGACCAAAGCCTACGAACCGCTGCAGAAGCATGAACTAGCCCCCGACATCGAAGTCTTCCTCAAAGCCGTCCGCTACGCCCTCGACCTGCACGAGTTCTACACCGACAAAGACTTCGCCAAGGCCGACACGCTGCTGAAGGAAGCCAATAACCGCATCAAGCAGCTCGCCGACGGCAAACATCCCTGGACAACGGCAACGGGAACGGTTGTCCGCGGTTATCGCAGCAAGATCGACGATTCAGCCCAGCCGTACGGCATGGTCATTCCGAAAGACTTCGATTTTAAGAAGTCGCTGCCGCTCTACACTTGGCTGCATGGCCGCGGCGATAAGGCGACGGACATTCACTTCATCACCGAGCGGATGAAGAGCGCTGGTGAGATCGCTCCACCAAACACCATCGTCGTGCACGCCTTCGGCCGGCAGTGTGTGGGTTACTTAAATGCTGGCGAAGTCGATGTAATTGATGTCACGATGAAGGCCGAAGAGCAATACGGCACGGATCCAGCCAAGCGAGTCCTCATCGGCTTCTCGATGGGTGGCGCCGGGGCCTGGCACGTCGGCGCGCACTACGCACATCTATTCCGTGTCATCGCACCCGGCGCCGGCTTTGCGGAAACCGCCAAGTATCAAAAGCTGAAGCCTGAAGACTATCCGCCGTGGTACGAACAAAAGCTGTGGGGACAAAACGACGCGCCGGACTACGTTCGCAATTTATTCAACACAACCGTCATCGCCTACAGCGGTGAACTCGACCGGCAGATTCAAGCGGCCCGCGTGATGGAAGAGGCCTATCAGAGTGAAGGAAGAACACTTACTCATCTGATCGGGCCTAAAACGGAACACAAATATGAACCGCAGACCAAAGCGGAATTGTTGAAGCGGATCGAGGAGGCACTTAGCGCTCCACTGGTAGAACCGCAACCACACGTTTCCTTGCAAACTCGCACACTCGCCTACTCGCGCCAAAAATGGTTACAGGTGCTGCAATTCAAGGAGCATTGGCAAGACACTCGCGCTGACGGTGCGATCGTAGGCCAGCGTTTTGAAATCACCACGAAAAACGTCGCGCGACTTGGATTGATCTTGCGCCCAGCTTTGCATGACGAGGCAGGAAGGGTGCAAATTAAAATAAACGATGCGGAAGTCAATTACACACGACAGAAGCGTAGCGAAATTGAATTCTGCGTGCTTGCTCGCTCAGGCGACAAATGGGCACCTGAAAGTGCTGATGATGGTTTCAAGCAAACCCAACGATTGCTGAAGCGTGTGGGCCTGCAAGGGTCGATTGACGATGCCTTTTGCCGGCGGTTTCTCGTCGTCACTCCAACGGGCAAAAGCAGCAATTCTCGTTTTCAAGCCTGGCAGGAGTACGAACTGTCCCACTTCCGCGAGCGGTGGAAGGCTCTCATGCGCGGCGACTTGCGTGAGAAAAAAGACTTCGAGGTCAACGCCGACGACATCCGTGAGAGCAATCTGATTTTGTGGGGGGATGAAGCTTCGAATTTGATAATCAAACGAATTGCGCTTGACATTCCGATCAAACGCAGCGGTGACCATTGGCTCGTGGGTGAAACAAAATTCACCACGGCCGATCATGCGCCGCAGCTGATTTTTCCCAATCCCCTCGACCCGAATGCATTTGCTGCGAGATACATCGTCCTCAACAGCGGCCTCACGTTCCGTGAAGGTCACGATCGGACCAATTCGCTGCAGAACCCCAAACTGCCCGATTGGGCGATGATCGACATCACGCAGAATCCCGACGCCAACTCGCCGGGAAAAGTCGTGAACGCTGGCTTCTTCGATGAAGAATGGAAACTCAAGCCGGCGGGAAAATAA
- a CDS encoding DUF4349 domain-containing protein translates to MAKPIAAARSYSFLTSVCLMIIAGCAAQEMPPSVRQDINALTKVAAADLKETKAPGDRKLIYTGKLRLAVKSLATTEQELQRLLEVADGQLAEFREERTAENRRAATWKVRIPPGKFHSFVKQVADLGKAELHEVTTADVTEEFVDIEARLKNKRQLESRILKLLDEKAGELKDVVTVEHELARVREDIERIEGRLRLLASQVDLSTVSIYAFEPEDYQPPKAPTFGNRVAAAWFGSLRALRQLGEAIVVAAAAIAPWAVLFGVLLGCGLIVVIRIWRRWKQPIVATAIH, encoded by the coding sequence ATGGCCAAGCCAATAGCAGCGGCGCGCTCGTATTCGTTTCTTACCTCGGTCTGCCTCATGATCATTGCTGGCTGCGCCGCGCAAGAAATGCCGCCGTCCGTTCGGCAAGACATCAATGCCCTGACGAAGGTGGCTGCCGCGGATCTGAAGGAAACGAAAGCTCCCGGCGATCGCAAACTCATTTACACCGGCAAACTGCGGCTGGCAGTGAAATCGTTGGCGACGACCGAGCAGGAACTGCAGCGGCTGCTCGAAGTCGCCGATGGGCAGTTGGCCGAGTTTCGTGAAGAGCGAACCGCGGAAAATCGCCGCGCGGCAACTTGGAAGGTACGGATTCCGCCCGGCAAGTTTCATTCATTCGTCAAGCAGGTGGCCGATCTGGGGAAGGCCGAATTGCACGAAGTGACCACGGCCGACGTGACCGAGGAATTTGTCGATATCGAGGCCCGCCTCAAAAACAAACGCCAACTCGAAAGCCGCATTCTCAAACTACTCGACGAAAAGGCCGGCGAACTGAAAGACGTCGTCACGGTCGAACACGAACTGGCCCGCGTTCGCGAGGACATCGAGCGGATCGAAGGGCGTCTCCGCCTGCTCGCCAGCCAAGTCGATCTTTCCACCGTCTCGATTTACGCGTTCGAGCCCGAAGACTATCAGCCGCCGAAGGCTCCGACGTTTGGCAATCGGGTCGCGGCGGCCTGGTTTGGTTCGCTGCGAGCCCTCCGGCAATTGGGCGAGGCGATTGTCGTCGCTGCCGCTGCCATCGCCCCTTGGGCGGTGCTGTTCGGCGTGTTGCTAGGCTGCGGCTTGATCGTCGTCATTCGGATTTGGCGGCGGTGGAAACAGCCCATCGTCGCCACGGCAATCCACTGA
- the acnA gene encoding aconitate hydratase AcnA produces MTTTVFDPFGARDTFDTGHGEAGIYRLSKLEQLGLGAVSKLPFSIRVLLEAALRNCDGYIVTEDDVKALASWNAAEPAKREIPFMPARVVLQDFTGVPCVVDLAAMRSAMERLGGDPKKINPLIPVDLVIDHSVQVDFFGTSTSLGQNVELEFQRNRERYEFLRWGQRAFNNFRVVPPDVGIVHQVNLEYLAKGVFIRSDKKGPVALPDSLVGTDSHTTMINGLGVLGWGVGGIEAEAVMLGQPLYMLLPEVIGFELTGELPAGVTATDLVLTVTQQLRKVGVVDKFVEFYGPGVRKMSLADRATIANMAPEYGATMGFFPIDDETLNFLRRTGRTEQEVSLVEKYCKAQGLFSTADSPELNYTKKVSLDLSTIEPSLAGPKRPQDRVPLSSMKSTWQKALKAPVAERGFQLDDAALKRKGTVQSNGHSETIGHGAVVIAAITSCTNTSNPSVMLAAGLLAKKAVAKGLKVPAYVKTSLAPGSRVVTDYFDRAGVSAALDTLGFQTVGYGCTTCIGNSGPLPDNVAAAVTEGDLVASAVISGNRNFEGRVNPLVKANFLASPPLVVAYALAGTTDIDLVNEPIGQGDAGPVMLKDIWPTHAEVQHAINEFVQADMFSSRYSLAFDGNQTWNQIKVAEGALFNWNEASTYIQEPPFLADFSANANAVRPIRGARVLAMLGDSVTTDHISPAGNIAKKSPAGEFLMANGVQPVDFNSYGARRGNDRVMVRGTFANVRIRNFLAPGTEGGVTKYLGAGHVAGKPPVADNDAGQVMPIYDAAMKYKAAGTPTIILAGVEYGTGSSRDWAAKGTSLLGVRAVIAASYERIHRSNLVNMGVLPLQFLDGQTWKSLGLNGDETFEILGLDESLAPRTQISVQATSPDGTSKTFAAAVRIDTPVELDYYRNGGILQTVVKKLMVE; encoded by the coding sequence ATGACCACCACTGTTTTCGATCCGTTTGGCGCCCGCGACACTTTCGACACCGGCCACGGCGAAGCCGGCATCTACCGCCTCAGCAAGCTTGAACAACTCGGCTTGGGCGCGGTTAGCAAGTTGCCTTTTTCGATTCGCGTGCTGCTCGAAGCCGCCCTGCGAAATTGCGACGGCTACATCGTGACCGAAGACGATGTGAAAGCCCTCGCCAGCTGGAACGCCGCCGAACCGGCCAAACGCGAAATCCCCTTCATGCCGGCCCGCGTGGTGCTGCAAGACTTCACCGGTGTGCCCTGCGTCGTCGATCTCGCCGCAATGCGTTCGGCCATGGAACGCCTCGGCGGCGATCCGAAGAAAATCAATCCGCTCATCCCTGTCGACCTCGTGATCGATCACAGCGTGCAGGTCGATTTCTTCGGCACTTCGACTTCGCTCGGTCAAAACGTTGAACTCGAGTTTCAACGCAACCGCGAACGTTACGAATTCCTCCGCTGGGGACAGCGAGCCTTCAATAACTTCCGCGTCGTGCCGCCAGACGTCGGCATCGTCCACCAGGTGAATCTCGAATATCTCGCCAAGGGCGTGTTCATTCGCAGCGATAAGAAGGGCCCGGTCGCGTTGCCCGATTCGCTCGTCGGCACCGACAGCCATACGACAATGATCAACGGCTTGGGCGTGCTCGGCTGGGGCGTCGGCGGCATCGAAGCCGAAGCCGTGATGCTCGGCCAACCGCTGTACATGCTGTTGCCCGAAGTGATCGGGTTCGAATTGACCGGCGAACTACCGGCCGGCGTGACCGCGACCGATCTGGTGCTGACCGTGACGCAGCAATTGCGCAAGGTCGGCGTCGTCGATAAGTTCGTCGAGTTCTACGGCCCGGGCGTACGGAAGATGTCGCTCGCTGATCGTGCGACGATCGCCAACATGGCCCCTGAATACGGCGCGACGATGGGCTTCTTCCCCATCGATGATGAAACGCTCAACTTCCTCCGCCGCACCGGCCGGACCGAACAAGAGGTTTCGCTGGTCGAAAAATACTGCAAGGCGCAAGGCCTCTTCAGCACGGCCGATTCGCCGGAGCTCAATTACACGAAGAAGGTTTCGCTCGATCTGAGCACCATCGAGCCTTCGCTGGCCGGGCCAAAACGGCCGCAAGATCGCGTGCCGCTGTCGTCGATGAAATCGACCTGGCAGAAAGCTCTGAAAGCGCCGGTTGCCGAGCGCGGCTTTCAACTCGACGATGCTGCCCTCAAACGCAAAGGCACCGTGCAAAGCAACGGCCACAGCGAGACGATCGGCCATGGCGCCGTGGTGATCGCTGCCATCACGAGTTGCACAAACACCAGCAATCCGTCGGTCATGCTCGCGGCCGGTTTGCTCGCGAAGAAAGCGGTCGCCAAGGGACTGAAAGTTCCCGCCTACGTGAAGACCAGCCTCGCGCCTGGATCGCGCGTCGTTACCGATTACTTCGATCGCGCCGGTGTTTCGGCGGCGCTCGATACGCTCGGCTTTCAAACCGTCGGCTATGGTTGCACCACCTGCATCGGCAACAGCGGTCCGCTGCCGGATAACGTCGCTGCGGCAGTCACGGAAGGTGATCTCGTCGCCTCCGCCGTCATCAGTGGCAACCGCAATTTCGAAGGCCGCGTCAATCCGCTCGTGAAGGCCAACTTCCTGGCCAGTCCGCCGCTGGTTGTCGCTTACGCTCTCGCTGGCACCACCGACATCGATCTGGTGAACGAACCAATCGGCCAAGGCGATGCCGGGCCGGTGATGCTGAAGGACATCTGGCCGACGCACGCCGAAGTGCAGCACGCGATCAACGAATTCGTGCAAGCCGACATGTTCAGCAGCCGCTATTCGCTTGCCTTCGACGGCAACCAAACGTGGAATCAAATCAAAGTCGCTGAAGGTGCGCTCTTCAACTGGAACGAAGCGAGCACCTACATCCAGGAACCACCGTTCCTGGCTGACTTCAGTGCCAATGCCAACGCGGTGCGTCCGATTCGCGGCGCTCGCGTCCTGGCGATGCTCGGCGACAGCGTAACGACCGATCACATTTCGCCCGCGGGCAACATTGCCAAGAAGAGCCCGGCAGGTGAGTTCTTGATGGCGAACGGCGTGCAGCCGGTCGACTTCAACAGCTACGGCGCCCGTCGCGGCAACGACCGCGTGATGGTTCGCGGCACCTTTGCCAACGTCCGCATCCGCAACTTCCTCGCCCCCGGCACCGAAGGTGGCGTGACGAAGTACCTCGGCGCGGGGCACGTCGCCGGCAAGCCGCCGGTCGCTGACAACGACGCCGGCCAAGTGATGCCGATCTACGATGCTGCGATGAAGTACAAAGCTGCCGGCACGCCGACGATCATTCTCGCCGGAGTGGAATACGGCACGGGTTCGTCGCGCGACTGGGCCGCCAAGGGCACTAGCCTGCTCGGCGTGCGAGCTGTGATCGCGGCCAGCTACGAGCGGATTCACCGCAGCAACCTGGTGAACATGGGCGTACTGCCGCTGCAATTCCTCGACGGCCAAACCTGGAAATCGCTCGGCCTGAACGGCGACGAAACCTTCGAAATCCTTGGCCTTGATGAAAGCCTCGCCCCCCGGACGCAAATCAGCGTGCAAGCCACCTCACCCGACGGCACGAGCAAAACCTTCGCCGCCGCCGTCCGCATCGACACGCCCGTCGAACTCGACTACTACCGCAATGGTGGGATTCTGCAGACGGTGGTGAAGAAGCTGATGGTAGAATAA
- a CDS encoding addiction module protein: protein MTFDIQALGLDQLSAAEKYQLVEVILGTLPEYVDPGELSPEQLAEVVKRRQAADQNPGVGRHWRDVIADLRKQP from the coding sequence ATGACGTTCGATATCCAAGCACTCGGGTTGGATCAGTTGTCGGCGGCTGAAAAGTACCAATTGGTTGAGGTGATCCTCGGCACGCTTCCAGAATACGTGGATCCCGGCGAACTTTCGCCGGAGCAATTGGCGGAAGTCGTCAAGCGACGTCAGGCAGCCGATCAAAATCCCGGCGTTGGCCGACATTGGCGTGACGTAATTGCGGATTTGCGTAAACAACCATGA
- a CDS encoding type II toxin-antitoxin system RelE/ParE family toxin: MSRKFIVRPDVDEQVQSIHAYLNAARPNKGVEFVDELEALFERIDANPFLYAIVAHDIRAARIQRTSYVLHYFVTDDVVEVFSIMHGAQHPLTWRSRR; this comes from the coding sequence ATGAGCCGCAAGTTCATCGTTCGGCCCGACGTTGACGAGCAGGTCCAGTCGATTCACGCCTACTTGAATGCGGCTCGCCCCAACAAAGGCGTTGAGTTCGTCGACGAACTGGAAGCGCTGTTCGAACGCATCGACGCTAACCCGTTTCTCTATGCGATCGTAGCGCATGATATCCGGGCAGCTCGCATCCAGAGAACTTCGTATGTGCTGCACTATTTCGTTACAGATGATGTAGTCGAAGTCTTCTCCATCATGCACGGTGCGCAACATCCACTCACCTGGCGGTCGCGGCGCTGA